The Cellulomonas flavigena DSM 20109 DNA segment GGGCAGGGGCGTCGTCGTCGTCCGCGTCGGAGTAGACGAACCCGGTGTCCTCGGGCTCGTCCTCCTTCTTCGCGGCGGCGGGCTTGGTCTCGGTCTCCTCGGCGTCGTCCTCGGCCACGTCCTCCACGTCGTCGGTCTCGACGTCGGCGTCCGTGACCTCGACGTCCTCGAGCTCCGTGACGTCGACGTCCTCCTCGACCTCGTCGACCGGCTCGTCGGCGACGTCGGACTCCGTCGCGGGCGACGCCTTCGATGCGGCCTTCTTGGCGGTGGCGGTCTTCGTCGCCGTGGCCTTGGTCGCCGCCGCCTTCGTGGTGCGGGTCGACCTCACCGCGGGCGTGCCGGCGTCCGCGACGGTCGCCTTGGCCGCGGGGCGCGACTTCGCGCTCGTCGCGGCGACGGCCCGGCCGGCGGTGCCCAGGTCGTTCACGTCGACACCGGCCGTCCCCAGACCGCGGACGACGGCGCGCAGCCGCTTGGGGCCCTCGACGCCGGCAGCCTCGCAAGCGGCGCGCACCGAGGCGGTGTCGACGCTGCCGTGGGTCCGTCCACGCATCACGAGCTCCTGCAGCGCGGGGTGCTGGAACTCGCGCGGAAGTGCGGGGTGGGGGGTCTGGGACGTCAAGAAACGACCTTTCGTCAGCGCGGCAACCGGAACCGAGGAGAGTCCGAAGGACCGGGAGACAGACAGATATTGTACCGACCCGCGGGGGCCCGCCGCGCGTGCTCGCTCGCGTGGCGTCGTCGGCTCGTGGATCTCCTCCGGGCGTCCCTGCACCAACGCGTGGCGCACCCGCAGCATTCCCGCCACACCGGTGGCGGGTGACGGCTCGCGCCCCGGCTCAGCCGGTGGGCTTCACCGTCAGGACGGGGCACGGCGCGTCGAACAGCACGCGCTGCGCGTTCGACCCGAGGATCAGCTTGCCGACGGGGCTGCGGCGGCGCAGGCCCAGGACGACGAGCTGCGCGCCGACCTCCTCCGCCGTGCTGATGAGGTCGTCCGCGACGTCACCGCCGTCGAGCAGCCGCACGTCGTGCTGCACATCCTTCGCGTCGAGCTCCTCACGTACCTCGCCGAGCGCCTGCTCGATCTCGGCACGACGCTCCGGCGTCTCGTCACGCCGCACGCTGAGGACCACGACGACCGCGACGGAGCGTTGACGCGCCTCCTCCACGGCGGCGTCGAGCGCGGCGTGCCCCTCGGGGGTCGCCAGGTAGCCGACCACGATGCCCATCGTCGCTCCTCCTCCTGGCCCAGCCGGCCTCGTGCGCGACGCTACCCGAGCGAGGGACGTCGGACGACCTCGACGTGCGTGCGACACGCCCGCCCACCCGCGCCGACGCCCCCGGCGGACGGCGCGGGGGCCACCCTCGCCCCTGCACGGCACGACCGGACCACCGGATCACGTCACGCCCGCCACGACGCCGCCGCCCGCCTCCTGCCGACGTGCCCACCCCGGCGCGAGGCCGGCCTCGACCGCGGCGCGCAGGAGGTGACCGAGCCGGTACCCCGGGTCGTCCTGCAGTGCGCGCTCCAGCAGCACGGCGGCGCGGGCACCGTCACCCCGCCACCACGCGATCGCCGCGAGGAGCGTCGACGCCGGCGCCTGCGCGCCGCGCCGCCCGTGCGCCAGGACCTCCTCGAGCACCGCCGCGGCGGTGCGTGCGCCGTCACCGGGCGCCACGCAGCCCGCCGGGTCGACCAGGCGGCCGACGGCGGCCCGGACCTCCGCGTCCTCGTCAGGGCCCGCGAGCGCGAGCGCACGCTCCGGCAGCGTCCCCGCTCCCGGAAGGCACGCGACGAGCACGGCGTCACGTACCCGTCGGTCGGCCAGGCCGGCCTCGACGCGCCCCAGCAGCGCGATCCGCGTCACGCGTCCGGCACCAGCACCTGCCGGCGCCGCCACGAGCGCACGCCACGCCGCGAGCGAGTCCGCCCGCCATCGTGCGAGGTGCTGCGGACCAGCCACGCGCGCCCGCGCCCGCGCCTCGCACCGGCGGCGCCGGACGCGCGCGACCGCACGGCGCGCGTCCGCGGAGGCGGCACGCACCTCGGCGAGCTGCTCGCGACCGGCGGCCACCACCGAGCCCGCGAGCACCATCTCCGCGCCGGCACGCGTCCCCTGCAGCGCGCTCAGCGGGTGCCCGGTCGGCGGGCAGCAGGTCGGGTCGCACGCCAGGCACCGGAAGGTCGTGTCCCCCACGACGAGCACGTCGGCACCACCGAACGGGACGTCGAAGGCCTCGAGCGTGTGCGCCGCTGCTGCGGCCACCCGCTCGCCGGAACCGGGGGCGTCCCGTGCGTACACGACGAGCGCGACGCGACGCGCCCCGTCACGGTCGAGGTGTGCCGCCAACGAGCGTGCGACCTGCGGACCGTGCACGGCGTCGGCGACGTCCGCGAGGTCGACGCGGGCCACGAGGCCCACCCGACCGCGGGGACCGCGCAGGCTGACGGCGACCGCGCTGTCCCGGGGCTGGAACCCGAGCAGGTGCGGGACGAGTGCGAGCAGCTCACGGGGCTCGCTCAGCCGGAGGAGGAGTGGTTCCATGCCTCCACCGAAGCGTCCCGCGGTCTGCTCGTGGGGCGACCCGACCGAACCTGTGGGCGAGGCCGCCGGCGGTCGGGGCTGTGGTCGGCTCGCGCGCGAGGCTCGGCTCCCTGCGGACGCCGCTACCCTGGCGCGGTGCCCCGCCCGAACCGCGCCGCCCTGGTGACCGCAGGCGCGCTCGTCGCGCTCGCGGCGGCGAGCGGCTGCACCTCCGGGCCGGGACCCTCGCCCACGCTGTCGGCCACGCCCGCGGGGACGCCCACCACGACCCCCGGCGAGACGCTGCTGACCGACGAGATCGCCGAGGACACCGCGGTCGGTGCGCTCGCACCGGGCTTCCCGGAGTCGCTCGTGCCCGTCCCGCCGGACGCCGAGGTCCTCGTCTCCTCCAGCGAGCCGCTGCCCGACGGCCGCCTGCGCATCAGCCTCAACGTGCGGACCCCCCAGGACACCGGCGGCCTGCTCGAGGCCGTGCGGGTCCCGCTGGTCGCTGCGGGCTTCACCGAGTCGGCCCCTCCCGTCCCCGAGGCGGGGCTCGCCGCGCAGACCACGTTCTCGCGGTCCGACGGCACCGAGCTCCTCGTCGTCGGTGTCCTGGACCGCGACGGGCTGCGCACCATGACCCTGGGGGGGACGGTCGCCGCCCCGGCCCCCTAGGGTGGGGCACGTGCCCACCGCCAATGCCGCACTCGTCGACCGTGAGAACCTGCGCACGGGGGTCGACGCGGCACTCGGACGGCACGTCGCACGCCTCCGCGAGGAGGCCGAACGGATCAGCCCCGAGGCCGGCGCCCTGGTCGACGCCGTCGAGCGCATGGTCGCGGGCGGCAAGCGGCTGCGCGCGGCGTTCTGCTACTGGTCGTGGCGCGCCCACGGCGGTACCCCGGGCGACGGGCGTGAGCAGGGAGTGCTGCGCGCGGGGGCCGCACTCGAGCTGTTCCAGGCGGCCGCGCTGTTCCACGACGACGTGATGGACGACTCGAGCACACGGCGTGGTCTGCCGACCGCGCACCGCGTCTTCGCGGACGAGCACGCCGGCTCCGGGCGCCGAGGCGAGCCCCGCCGCTTCGGGGACGGCGTCGCGATCCTGCTCGGCGACCTCGCGCTCATCGCCAGCGACGAGGAGATGACACGCGCGCTCGCGGGCCTGCCCGTGAGCGTGGCCCAGGCGGCACACTCCGTCTTCTCGTCGATGCGCACCGAGGTGACCGTCGGCCAGTACCTCGACCTCGTCGCCCAGACGATGCCGTGGGGGACGGCCGACGACGACGAGCGGCGGGCACGCGAGGTCGTGCGGGCGAAGTCCGCGCGCTACAGCGTGGAGCACCCGATCGTGCTCGGCGCCGCGCTCGCCGGCGCCGACGACGCCGCGGTGGCGGGCTGCCGCGCCGTCGGGCTGCCGCTCGGCGAGGCCTTCCAGCTGCGCGACGACCTGCTGGGCGTCCTCGGCGACCCCGCCACCACGGGCAAGCCGGCGGGCGACGACCTGCGCGAGGGCAAGCGCACCGTCCTGGTCGCGCGTGCCCTGGCCCATGCCACGGCCGCCGGCGACGACGCCGCGGTCGCGCTCCTGCAGCGCGGCGTCGGCGACCCCGACCTGGACGCCGCCGGGGTCGCGGAGCTCACCGATCTCCTCGTACGCACCGGCGCGGTCGCCGACGTCGAGCAGATCATCGAGGAGCTCTGGGCCCAGACGCTCACCCAGATCGAGGCGCGCGACTGGCCCGAGCCGGCCCGCGGCACGCTCGTCGAGCTGGCGCACGCCGCGGTGCGACGCACCGCCTGACCGCCGTCGACCGCGCCGAGGGACGGGTCAGAGCAGCGCCTGGGCGACCCGCCGCACCTCGGTCTTGCGTCCGGCGCGCAGCGCCTCGATCGGCGCGACGCCGAGGGACTCCTCGACCGTGAACAGCCACGCGACGGTCTCCGTGTCGGAGAACCCGTCGTCCGCGAGCACCGTCAGCGTGCCCTGCAGGGACGCCAGGACGGCCCACGGCCGCTCGGCCGACGGGGCGTCCGGCGCGGCCGGGTTCGCGAGGTGGCCGGGGACGAGGAAGTCGGCGGGCACGCTCAGCACCGGCGGGCTACCGCGACGGACGCCGACGAGACGCCGCTCCTGCAGCAGGCGACGCACCTTGCCGACGTCGACGCCGAGCATCTCCGCGACGTCGGGAAGGGTCAGCCAGCGACCGACGAGAAGGTCCGGGTCAGAGGTGGAACTCACCCGGTCAGCCTACGGCTCCCCGTGCAGCGCCCCACCATCCGGTGCCCGGGGTTTCCGTCCTGGACATTCTCGTTTACCGTCGAAGTTCGTCACATCTGTCACACGCGCACCATGCGTCACGTCGGCACCACCGACCGACCTGGCGTCCGCCACAGCCCTTGGGGGGGCCATGTCCGCACGAACCTCGCGTCCGCGCACCGCCGCGCGCGTCGCCACGGGGACCGGTGCGACGCTCGCCGTCGCCACCGTGGCGCTCGCCGCGTCCGCCACCGGCGCCGACGCCGCCGACTACACCGTGGGCGAGGGCGACACCCTCACCGCGATCGCCAAGCGAGCCGGCACGACGGTGGCCCGCATCGCCGCCGACAACGCGCTCGCCGACCCCTCGCGCGTCCGCGTCGGCCAGGTGCTGCGCCTGCCCGATCCCGCACCGGCCGCAGCACCGGCCGCGGCGGCACCCGCAGCCGCGCCCGCGGGCAGCTACACCGTGCGCACCGGCGACACCGTCTCGGCCATCGCGACGCGCCACGGCACCACCGTCGCGGCCGTCGTCGCCGCCAACGGCCTGGACCGGCGCGCCTTCATCCGCGCGGGCCAGACCCTCACCATCCCCGGTGCCGGCCACGCCGCACCCGCCACCGCACCGGTCGCTGCGGCGTCCACCGCGGGCAGCTACACCGTGCGCACCGGCGACACCGTCTCGGCCATCGCGACGCGCCACGGCACCACCGTCGCGGCCGTCGTCGCCGCCAACGGCCTGGACCGGCGCGCCTTCATCCGCGCGGGCCAGACCCTCACCATCCCCGGTGCCGGCCACGCCGCACCCGCCACCGCACCGGTCGCTGCGGCGTCCACCGCGGGCAGCTACACCGTGCGCACCGGCGACACCGTCTCGGCCATCGCGACGCGCCACGGCACCACCGTCGCGGCCGTCATGGCCGCGAACGGCCTGGACCAGCGCGCCTCCATCCGCGCGGGCCAGACCCTCACCATCCCCGGCAGCACCGCGCCGAGCACGCAGCTCGTCGGCAACACGTTCGCCGGGCGCACGTACGCGACCGCGGTCGTCGACGCCGCGAACCGCAACAAGGCCACACTGCTGGCCGCGGGCGTGCCGTCCCGCGCGACCATGCAGGCCAAGGTCGCCGCGACCGCCCGCGACATGGGGGTCGACCCGGCGCTGGCCCAGGCGATCGCGCTCCAGGAGTCCGGCTTCAACCACAGCGCCGTCTCCCCCGCGAACGCCATCGGCACGATGCAGGTCATCCCGTCGTCCGGCGAGTGGGCGTCGGACCTCGTCGGCCGCCGGCTCGACCTGCTGAACCCCGACGACAACGTCGTGGCCGGCGTGGCGATCCTGCGCTCGCTCGTGCGCACGTCGCCGGACCTGCCGACCGCGATCGCCTCGTACTACCAAGGGTCGGCCTCGGTGCAGCGCAACGGCATGTTCGCGGACACCCGCCGCTACGTCGCGAACGTCCAGACCCTGATGACGCGCTTCCGCTGACGCGCGCGGCTCCACGGATCCGCCGGGCGCCGACCGTAGACTGCCGCGCGTGGGAACCACCGTCACCGATCCGCTCGTCGGCCGCCTCGTCGACGGCCGGTACGAGGTCGTCTCGCGCATCGCGCGCGGCGGCATGGCGACGGTGTACCTCGCCATCGACCGGCGCCTCGACCGCGAGGTCGCGCTCAAGGTCATGCACCCGCACCTCGCCGAGGGCGCCTCGGGCGGTGCCTTCATCGCGCGGTTCCGTCGGGAGGCGCGTACGGCGGCGCGTCTGACGCACCCCGGGCTCGTCGGCGTCCTCGACCAGGGGCTCGACGGCGAGACCAGCTACCTGACGATGGAGTACGTCGACGGCTCGACACTGCGCCGCAGGATCGAGGAGCAGGGCGCGCTGCGCGTCGGCGAGGCGCTGCGGGTCACCGAGAGCGTGCTCGACGCGCTGGCGGCCGCGCACCGCTCCGGCCTGGTGCACCGCGACGTCAAGCCGGAGAACGTCCTCATCGGGTCCGACGAGCGGGTCCGCGTCGCCGACTTCGGGCTCGCGCGTGCCGTCACCGAGGTGACCTCGACGACGACCGGCACCGTGCTCGGCACGGTCGCGTACCTGGCGCCCGAGCTCGTGCAGCACGGCACGAGCGATGCGCGGACCGACGTGTACGCCACCGGCGTCATGCTGTTCGAGATGCTCACCGGCCGGCAGCCGTTCACCGGCGAGACCGCGATCCAGGTCGCCTTCCAGCACGTCAACTCGACCGTCCCGGGGCCGTCGACGCTGGTCGACTGGCTGCCGTCGGAGATCGACGAGCTCGTGGGAGCGCTGGCCGCGCACAGCGCCGACGACCGCCCGCTCGACGCCGGCGCCGCGCTGCAGCTGGTGCGCCGCACGCGCCTCGCGCTCGACGACGTGACGATCGACCGCCGGGCCGACGTCGCTGCCGGCATCACCCTGCCCACCGCGACGGACCCGGGCGAGGTCGACCTGCCGCTCTCCCCCGACGACGCGGACACGTCCGACGACCGGGCGGCCACGGTCCGCGTGCCCATGGGCGACCACGCGCGCGGCGGGACGGTCGCGCTGCCGATCGGGCTCGGGGTCTCGCTCGCCGAGCCTCCGGCCCGCACCGCGGCCCGCCGGCGCTGGCCGCTCCTGGCCCTGCTGACCGGCGTGGTCGCCGTGCTGGGCCTCGGCACGTGGTGGTTCCTCGAGCTCGGCCCCGGCGCCTACACCCGCGTGCCCGCGGTCGTCGAGCTGCTGGAGGACGACGCGGTCGCGGCACTGACCGAGGCCGGCCTGGAGCACCGACGTGCCGAGGCGTTCCACGACGACCTCCCGGTCGGCACCGTCGTGTCGACCGACCCCGGTCCGGGCGCCGACGTGCGCAAGGACGGCACCGTGGTGCTGACCGTCTCGAAGGGCCCGGACCTCGTGAAGATGCCCGAGGGCGTCGTCGGGGCGATGCAGGCCGATGCGGACGCCGCGCTCGAGAAGGCCGACCTCGTGCCGGCGTACGCCGACCCCGAGCACCACGACGACGCACCCCTCGGCCAGGTGCTGCGGGCCATGCTGCCCGACGGCACGGAGGCGGAGGCCGGCGCGGACGTGCGCCGCGGCACGAAGGTGACCCTCGTCGTCTCGGACGGCCCCGCACCTGTCACGGTGACGTCGGTCGTCGGCATCACCGTCGAGGAGGCGCAGGAGCAGCTCGAGCCCGATGCGCTGACCGTCGAGGCCACCGAGGCATTCCACGACAGCGTCCCGGCCGGTCGCATCATCGACCAGGCCCCGGCCGCGGGCGAGACGGCGCACCGCAAGGACGTCGTCAAGGTGACGGTCTCGAAGGGCCCGGAGATGATCGAGGTACCGAACGTCATCCAGGTCGATTTCGAGTCCGCCAAGAAGCAGATCGAGGCCCTCGGCTTCAAGGTCGACCGGAAGAACTCCTGGGGCGGCCTGATCGGTCGAGTCGTCGACCAGAGCGTGGCCGGCGGCGAGACCGCCCCCAAGGGAGCCACGATCACCCTCA contains these protein-coding regions:
- a CDS encoding polyprenyl synthetase family protein; amino-acid sequence: MPTANAALVDRENLRTGVDAALGRHVARLREEAERISPEAGALVDAVERMVAGGKRLRAAFCYWSWRAHGGTPGDGREQGVLRAGAALELFQAAALFHDDVMDDSSTRRGLPTAHRVFADEHAGSGRRGEPRRFGDGVAILLGDLALIASDEEMTRALAGLPVSVAQAAHSVFSSMRTEVTVGQYLDLVAQTMPWGTADDDERRAREVVRAKSARYSVEHPIVLGAALAGADDAAVAGCRAVGLPLGEAFQLRDDLLGVLGDPATTGKPAGDDLREGKRTVLVARALAHATAAGDDAAVALLQRGVGDPDLDAAGVAELTDLLVRTGAVADVEQIIEELWAQTLTQIEARDWPEPARGTLVELAHAAVRRTA
- the pknB gene encoding Stk1 family PASTA domain-containing Ser/Thr kinase, with the translated sequence MGTTVTDPLVGRLVDGRYEVVSRIARGGMATVYLAIDRRLDREVALKVMHPHLAEGASGGAFIARFRREARTAARLTHPGLVGVLDQGLDGETSYLTMEYVDGSTLRRRIEEQGALRVGEALRVTESVLDALAAAHRSGLVHRDVKPENVLIGSDERVRVADFGLARAVTEVTSTTTGTVLGTVAYLAPELVQHGTSDARTDVYATGVMLFEMLTGRQPFTGETAIQVAFQHVNSTVPGPSTLVDWLPSEIDELVGALAAHSADDRPLDAGAALQLVRRTRLALDDVTIDRRADVAAGITLPTATDPGEVDLPLSPDDADTSDDRAATVRVPMGDHARGGTVALPIGLGVSLAEPPARTAARRRWPLLALLTGVVAVLGLGTWWFLELGPGAYTRVPAVVELLEDDAVAALTEAGLEHRRAEAFHDDLPVGTVVSTDPGPGADVRKDGTVVLTVSKGPDLVKMPEGVVGAMQADADAALEKADLVPAYADPEHHDDAPLGQVLRAMLPDGTEAEAGADVRRGTKVTLVVSDGPAPVTVTSVVGITVEEAQEQLEPDALTVEATEAFHDSVPAGRIIDQAPAAGETAHRKDVVKVTVSKGPEMIEVPNVIQVDFESAKKQIEALGFKVDRKNSWGGLIGRVVDQSVAGGETAPKGATITLTVV
- a CDS encoding universal stress protein translates to MGIVVGYLATPEGHAALDAAVEEARQRSVAVVVVLSVRRDETPERRAEIEQALGEVREELDAKDVQHDVRLLDGGDVADDLISTAEEVGAQLVVLGLRRRSPVGKLILGSNAQRVLFDAPCPVLTVKPTG
- a CDS encoding DUF4192 domain-containing protein; this translates as MEPLLLRLSEPRELLALVPHLLGFQPRDSAVAVSLRGPRGRVGLVARVDLADVADAVHGPQVARSLAAHLDRDGARRVALVVYARDAPGSGERVAAAAAHTLEAFDVPFGGADVLVVGDTTFRCLACDPTCCPPTGHPLSALQGTRAGAEMVLAGSVVAAGREQLAEVRAASADARRAVARVRRRRCEARARARVAGPQHLARWRADSLAAWRALVAAPAGAGAGRVTRIALLGRVEAGLADRRVRDAVLVACLPGAGTLPERALALAGPDEDAEVRAAVGRLVDPAGCVAPGDGARTAAAVLEEVLAHGRRGAQAPASTLLAAIAWWRGDGARAAVLLERALQDDPGYRLGHLLRAAVEAGLAPGWARRQEAGGGVVAGVT
- a CDS encoding Rv2175c family DNA-binding protein codes for the protein MSSTSDPDLLVGRWLTLPDVAEMLGVDVGKVRRLLQERRLVGVRRGSPPVLSVPADFLVPGHLANPAAPDAPSAERPWAVLASLQGTLTVLADDGFSDTETVAWLFTVEESLGVAPIEALRAGRKTEVRRVAQALL
- a CDS encoding LysM peptidoglycan-binding domain-containing protein, coding for MSARTSRPRTAARVATGTGATLAVATVALAASATGADAADYTVGEGDTLTAIAKRAGTTVARIAADNALADPSRVRVGQVLRLPDPAPAAAPAAAAPAAAPAGSYTVRTGDTVSAIATRHGTTVAAVVAANGLDRRAFIRAGQTLTIPGAGHAAPATAPVAAASTAGSYTVRTGDTVSAIATRHGTTVAAVVAANGLDRRAFIRAGQTLTIPGAGHAAPATAPVAAASTAGSYTVRTGDTVSAIATRHGTTVAAVMAANGLDQRASIRAGQTLTIPGSTAPSTQLVGNTFAGRTYATAVVDAANRNKATLLAAGVPSRATMQAKVAATARDMGVDPALAQAIALQESGFNHSAVSPANAIGTMQVIPSSGEWASDLVGRRLDLLNPDDNVVAGVAILRSLVRTSPDLPTAIASYYQGSASVQRNGMFADTRRYVANVQTLMTRFR